The Ichthyobacterium seriolicida sequence TTATTCTGTATAGCTCTTTTATTTATTTCCTTGAGTAATTTCAAACTATCCACAGAGTGAATAAGCTCCACAAAAGGAGCTATGTATTTAACCTTATTCACTTGTAAATGTCCAATCATATGCCATCTTATATCTTTTGGAAGCTCTTGATATTTATCACATAAATCTCTGACTCTATTCTCCCCAAAATCACGATGCTTAGCATTATAAACCTCCTCTATATCTCTTATTGATCTCTTCTTAGAGACAACCACCAGTTTAACATAATCTGGAACAGAATTTATTATATCATATAAGTTTCTAGCTATATCTAACACTTTATATGTAGATCCTTTTTGAACATATTTATAATCTCATCTGCTAATTCCTCACCTATCCTGTCTTGAGCCTCTAAGGTAGATGCTCCTATATGAGGACTTAATGATATTTTTGGATTCATCAATACCTTTATGTCTGGAGTGGGTTCATTTTCAAAAACATCTAATCCAGCAAAGCTGATATGATCTTCCTCTATAGCCTTTAATAAAGCCTTTTCATCTATAGTTCCACCCCTAGACGCATTTACTATTCCACTTCCTTTTTTCATCATAGAAATCTCCTTAGAACCTATCAACGACCTGTTTTTTTCATCAGCTGGAACATGTAAAGTGATAAAATCCGAATTCTTTAAAACCTCATCCTTTGTCGATGTCTTTATTTTGAAAGGTAATTTCCTCCCATCGAAAAAATCCATATCAAAAGATATTTCATCTACATTTTTATCATGGGTTATTACATTCATACCTATCCCAACAGCTATCTTAACAACCCCTATTCCAATTCTCCCTACTCCTATAACACCTATGGTTTTCCCTCTCAACTCTATGCCAGAGGCATATCGCTTTTTAAGTGATTTAAAATGAGTATCCCCCTCTAATGGCATATCTCTATTAGACTGATGTAAATTTCTAACCATAGAAAAAATATGAGAAAAAACTAATTCAGCTACAGAATTAGACGAAGCCAAAGGAGTATTTATAACTCTTATACCCTTGTCCCTTGCGTAATCTACATCTATGTTATCCATACCTACCCCACCTCTTCCTATAAGTTTTATAGATTTACAATTATCTATAATATCTCTCTTAACTTTTGTAGAGCTTCTAACTAATAAAACAGATATTTCTTCCTTATTGATAAAGTCTATTAAATCATCTTGTTTTACGCTTTGAGTTATAATATCAAACCCACTTTCTCTTAACTTCTTCTCACCTACTGAAGAAATACCATCATTAGCTAAAACTTTTACCATATTATTATATTTTTAACATTTTTTTTCTAAATCTCGCATTATCTCGACTAATACATTTACACTGTCAATAGTCATAGCATTGTATATAGATGCTCTATACCCTCCCACTAATCTGTGTCCATTTATACCAACTATATTAGCCTCCTTACAGAGTTGAACAAATTTACTCTCTACTGACTTATCTTTCAATATAAATGTAACATTCATAAGTGAACGATCCTCTCTCATGGCATTCCCCACAAAAAGTGGATTTCTATCTATTTCATCGTATAACAAATTTGCTTTTTCTTCGCTTGTATGTTCAAATACTTTTACCCCTCCCTCTCTCTTGAACCACTCCAGAGTGAGCATGACCGTATATACAGCTAACACAGAAGGAGTATTTAACATACTCCCAGCATCTATATGTTTTCTATAATTTAAAATATTAGGTATAGCCCTGCCAGTATCTCCTAAGAGTTCATCCTTTACTATTACTAATGTAACACCTGCAGGACCTATATTTTTTTGAGCTCCTGCATATATAAGTCCGTGTTTTGATACATCTATTTCCCTACTAAATATATCTGATGACATATCGCTAACTAAAAACACATCAGACTCTGGATGTCTCTTAAATTGAGTTCCAAAAATTGTATTATTAGAAGTATAGTGCAAATACGCTAAATCATTTGGGACAGTATATTCTTTTGGTATATAATTAAAATTCTTATCCGACGAATCAGCCACAACAGTTACATCACCTACGTTTTTTGCCTCTGCTATGGCTTTTTTAGACCAAACACCTGTATTTATATATCCTGCTCTCTTATTTTTATGTAATAAATTAACAGGAGCCATGAGGAATTGCATGCTAGCCCCCCCTTGCAAAAACAATACTGAATAACCTTCTGGAACATCCAATAACTCTTTGACCAAACCCCTGGCCCTTTCCATTACATCTACAAACTTGCTACCTCTATGAGATATCTCAGCAATAGATAATTCTCTATCGTTATAAACTGATTCTGATAATTGTTTTAAAACTTCTCTATTTAAAATACCAGGACCTGCACTAAAATTGTGAAACTTAACCATTATTTTTTTTTCTAAAAAATGTTATTTTATAAAATTGTGAAACTTAACCATTATTTTTTTTCTAAAAAATGTTATTTTATATGAAATATATATCTATAAAATATCATGTACTACAACAACCGTTCCTATTGAGAAACAATACAGAGAAAAATATTTAATATTACTCTTCTCAACTAATTTTATCATCGACCTACACGCTATAATCCCAGTTAAAAAAGACACAATAAATGCTATAGCTAAATCTATGTTACTTATCTCTAAAAAACTCATTTGCCCACTAGAAATATCCTTTATGCCCTTTGCTAACACTAAAGGTATCACCATCAAAAATGAAAACTTAGCAGATTCTCTCTTGTTATTTCCAAGGACAACAGCAGTTGAAATAGTCAAACCAGATCTGGATATTCCAGGTAATATGGCTATGGCCTGTGCCACACCTATAAAAAATGAATCTAAAAAAGAAATTAGCTTAGATGAATATTGTTCTTTGTTTAAAACAAGTAAAATAATTCCATTTAATATTAACATGGATCCTATAAATATAGTGTTCCCATTAAACAGTTTTTCTATTTCATCGAGCAGAAATAACCCAACACAAGTCGAAGGAATAATAGACAAAAGTATTTTCAAAGAAAAATCAGCATGAATATTCCATTTGGTAGTAAAAAGTCCTGAAAAAATATCTTTGATTTCTTTTTTAAATACAACTAAAGTGCTAAAAACAGTCGCTAAATGTAGGACCACGGTCAAAAGTAAACTGTCTTTTGAAGATATATCGTATCCCAAAACAACTTTAACTAATTCTAGGTGACCACTAGACGATATAGGCAAAAATTCTGTCAACCCTTGTACTATTGCCAATATGATTAACTCTATTATCCCCATTAATTAAGGTTTTAGCATAATAGAATAGACTAACATAGAAAAACCAGAAATCAAAAAAAACGGCGAAACTATCAATCTCCTAGTATTAAAGATATCTTCACTAAAAGAATAAGGATCTGAAGCCTCCCCTCCAGATAGCAAGACAAAACCAATTACCAATAATGCTATACTAGCAAACATAAATAGGTAATTTTTCTTTCCAAAAATAGAATTCATAATATTTTAATAATGCATTTGTTGTGCTGAGATGTGTAACAAGCGCCTTAGCATTATAAAAGTACTAAGCAACAAAATTACAATCCCACTTATAAATATTCCCAATACAAGAATGACAAAGGTCATCATATTATCTGTTATAATATTTGGAAATACCTTATCTACATAATACAAACCAGAAAAAAATAGTGCTGATGAAATAACACTACTAGTAATACCTATACTGATGCTCTTGAGCAAAAATGGTTTAGATATAAACCACTCTGTGGCTCCTACCAATTGCATAGTCTTTATGAGAAATCTCTTGGAATAGAGAGCTAAACGAATAGAATTATTGATAAGTATAATGGATATTAGTATAAATATGGAGGATATTATAATGAGATACATACTTACTTTGTTTATGTTATTGACTATTCTTTTAACCAGATAGCTGTCGTAAGACACATCCAAAACAATAGGATTATCTATTAATTCATCTTCTAGTTTTTTGATATTATCAGGATCAACATAGTAAGACTTTAGTTTTATATCCATAGACTCCGAAAGAGGATTATAACCTATAAAATCTATAAAATCCTCTCCTAAATCTCTCTTTAATATCTGCCCAGCCCTATCTTTACTTATATAGTCTACAGATTTTATATACTCTCTTAACCTAAGACTCTTTTCGATTTTTTTTAGCTCTAAGCTATTTACATCTTCTTTAAAAAAGATAGACAATTTCAAATTCTCTTTGATGTGATCTGATAAAAATTTAGAATTCAAAACTAAAAAACCCAAAATACTCAAAGTCAAAAGAACTAGTGAAACACTTATCACGACATAAGTGTAAGCTGATCTCAAACGGGTTTTATCGTAATTGTCTTGTGCCATATCGCAGAAAAACGCCGCGAATATATAAAAGTTATACTAGCTGCTTGCATTTTATTTTAAAGGCAAACTACAAATATTTGCATTTGGCACTAGTAAAATGAACTAATTTTACCCTTGTAATTATAAACGATACTTTTTGAGATGAAAAAAAATATTTTCCTAAAAGGAGTAGCAGTATTTGTAACACTACTAAGCGCTATTGTAATAGTTATATTTGTGACTGATAATACTTACCTCTTTAACGGTGTGAGATTGACCTACCTAAAAGGAGAGAAGAGTTCTAATATTGATGATGGAGTAGACTTTCCATATAATGTCATTGAAACTTCAGAGATTCAGCCATGGGAAAAGGATGAAAAATACAATCAAATAGAGCTCTCAAACTCCTTAAAAGAAGAATTAAAAAAATCTGAAACCACAGCCTTTTTAATAATTAAAGACAGTAAAATAATCAAGGAATTATACTTCGATAATTATAACCAAAATAGTTTAACAAACTCTTTTTCTATGGCAAAGACAATGGTTACACTCTTATTGGGTGCAGCCATTCAAGACGGCTTTATAAAAAGTTTAGATCAGCCTATTACGGATTTTCTGCCTGAATTTATAGGTGATGACCATGCAGAAAAAACTACTATAAGAGATCTGTCAGCTATGACAGCGGGATACTCTTGGGTAGAAGATTACCATAGTCCCTTTAGTAATATGGCAAAAGCTTATTATGGAAACAACCTAGAAAAACTAATACTCAGTATCAATTTCAACAAGGAATCTGGAAAAGAACACGAATACCTCTCGGGAGTAACTCAATTATTGAGTATTATCATTATGAGAACTACAAAACAATCCTTATCAGAATATTTATCGCTCAAGTTCTGGAAACCTATGGGAATGAGAAGTAATGCCCTATGGTCTAAAGACGATCCAAAGGGAATGGAAAAAGGCTTTTGCTGCGTGCACTCTAACGCAAGAGATTTTGCTAAACTTGGAAGACTTCTTATGCAAAAAGGCAATTGGAATGGAAACCAATTAATAGACTCCACCTTTGTATCAAAAATGATAACCCCAAATTACAAAGCTTTTAAAAACAAACCCGCTATATATGGATACTCTCTTTGGACAGATTATCAATACAATCCAATTTTTTACTCGATGATAGGACACCTGGGACAGGTAGTAATTTGCATCCCTTCTAAAAACATCATAATCTGTAGATTGGGCAAAAAAAAGAACAAAACAAAAGAAGGTGCAATTCCAGGAGGAAATGTCTATTATTACGTAGATGAGGTATTAAAAATTATTTAACACTCAAGAAAAACTTACAGATCATCATCACTGATATTTATGTAACTAAATACAGGGTTAGAATACATTTTTAATAAGTTTTGTCTTACTTCCTTCTCTTTATTTTTGAACAAAGCAGAGCTAATATCGATGCGTTTTTCAAATAACTTTCTTTCATCTTCCGTATAGAAATTGGTATACACGTCTGTATTATTTATAATATCTGCAGCTATATAGTTTGTAGGCCATAGCTTATAAGACTTTATTACTTCCTTATCTATAATACTAGCTATAGCCTTATATTTATCATTTTCACTCTTTATACCTCTGACAAATTCTAATTCTTCATAAAGAGGCTTATTTATAGATAAGGATATATTCTTTTTTTGGCCAAAAAGACCCTTAGCAACATTCTGTATATCTTCATTTCTATGTTTTTTATACTCTTGCTCATTTTCTTTTGCTAATAATTCTGGAATTTTAAGACTATCTGTAGGATCATATTCATATGAAATAGATGTAGGGACCAATTTCAATGACTGAAAATAATCCACTATACCCTGACCTTTTTCTCTACTCATAGAAATCATTTTTAATACAGCAGGATTAGTTATATCATGTCCCGTTTTCGCCCTACCACCTTTTTGAGCTATCCAAATAGATATATTTTCCTCAAAAATGCTCTGTTTTATATATGAAGATAACTTCATAGAATTAGCTAAATGCTCTCTAGGAGATGAACTAGACCTATTTACAAAAAAATTTTTATTGAGTCTAGCTAATGTCTTTATAAGGGGTTTCTTTATCAGGTTATCTCCTATAGCTATTCTAGATGTGTCGTAATTGTTCTCTATTAGATAGAAATTCAAAATGACTGCATCTAATAATATATCCCTATGATTAGAAATATATAGATAAGAAGTGTCCTTTTTTACATTTTCCAAGCCGAAATAGGTTATCTTCTCTGCAGCTTTGTCTAATACTTTTTTTAACCCTACATAGGTTATCTTACTTATAAAATCATCAGAAGTTTTAATAGTCCCTAAAAAATCATTAAGCTTATCTTCATCTTCATAAATGGGATAAATATATCTCACCAAAGCCCTAAATGAAGGATGACTAGAAATTTCATTTATTACATCTGGAATTTCAGAATCAAAAAAAGGTCTTATATCTCTGTATATATCTGTCATATGTTATAATGAATATTCATAAAACTATTTAAAAAAACACCTCAAAATTTGAGATAAACTATAAACTATTTAATCGTGTTTTATCCTAACTATCTTAGCCCCTAGAGAATTTAGTCTGCCATCTATATTTTCATACCCCCTATCTATCTGACTGACATTGTGTATAACACTGGTGCCTTTAGCCGATAAAGCAGCTATTAAAAGGGAAGCTCCAGCCCTAATATCTGGAGAGCTCATTTCTATACCCACTAAACTATATTTATGATTTAAACCCATTACCGTTGCCCTATGTGGATCACATAAAATAATTTGAGCTCCCATATCTATTAGTTTATCTACAAAAAACAAACGACTCTCATACATCTTTTGATGAACTAGGACGTTACCGTTTGCCTGAGTAGCTACAACTATTATAATACTTAGTAAATCGGGAGTAAACCCTGGCCAAGGGGCATCAGAAATTGTAAATATAGAATTATCTATATATCTTTCAATTTTATAAGAATCGTTTTGTGGAATATAAATGTCATCATCTCGCCTATGAAAACTTATTCCCATCTTTTTAAATACATCTGGGATTATACCTAGATTTTCCCATCCTGTATTTTTTATGGTAATCTCTGATCTAGTTACAGCAGCTAAACCTATCCAACTACCAACCTCTATTATATCAGGTGAAATTTTGTGTTCACAACCATGGAGCTTATCTACACCTACAACAGTTATCATATTAGATCCTATTCCACTTATATTAGCCCCCATGGAATTGAGCATTTTACACAATTGCTGTATATATGGCTCACAAGCAGCATTGTATACAACAGTAGTGCCTTGGGCAAAAACAGCTGCCATTATTACATTTGCCGTTCCAGTGACAGAAGCTTCATCTAATAGTATATAATCTCCCTTTAATTTTTTGGCATGTACAGTGTATAACTTCTTTTCCCTCTCGTATTGAAAAACAGCTCCTAACTTCTTAAATCCCTCTATATGAGTATCTAATTTTCTCCTGCCTATCTTATCGCCTCCAGGACTATACAGACAAGATTCTCCATATCTACCCAAGAGAGCTCCCAGAATCATTACAGAACCTCGCAAAGAAGCACCCTTATGTCTATATCCCTCAGACCTTAGATAACTCATATCTATGTCATCTGCCCTAAATGAGTAATTATTACTCCCATTTTTAGTGACCTTAACATTGAGATTCGATAAAATATCTATAAAGTTATTTACGTCCTCAATACAAGGTATATTGTCTATGGTTACCTCTTCAGAGGTCATTAAAACAGCACTTAAAACCTGAAGCGCCTCATTTTTAGAACCTTGTGGATGTATTTCACCAGATAACTGGTGTCCACCCTCTACCTTAAAAGAATACATCTACTTTGATTTAACCTTAGGTTTATACTTAGTCTTATACTGTGAATTATTAGATGTTCCCCCTCTTTTATAATAATCTAATTCTATATCCCTATTCCTCACATCTATATTACCATTAGACAATTCATACAAATGTTCTAAGATGACACTGTCATCGACCACATCTTCATTCCAATTTATATATGACTTTTTCATATTATTGGCTATGGCAATGATTAAATTATCTTTATCTTGAACATCACAACTAACTACGATGTCTATACAATAACGCAAATTCATACCGTAATACCTATATTTCTTCAGCTCAACAGGGTATTTCAACCTTCTAGGAGAAATCTCTAACTTACTATTCTTACACACAGAATCAAAAGGACAATCTACGTCTAACTCAAAATTAGACATCAAAAATAATTGTACCCACAACTTGTGCTGAAACTCTTTAACATCTCTAAAATGTGGAGATAAATTGCCCATAACATCTATTATGTATAACGATACCTTATTTCTCTCTGATCTGTCCTCTACACTTACTGCATAGTGTATCATGTCTTGTATGTGCCTTCCGTACTCTGGAATTATTAATTGGTTTTTACTGGTATTGTACTGCATAAATTGTATCGTTATATAATGACGAATTAATGAAAAAAATCTAAGTTATTTTTAATTTTATTACTTATCAAGCACTGTTACAAACAGTGCTTTCGATTGCGTGTTATTTTGTATCTTTCCTAAAGAAATTATAATTATCCCTTTCAAGCCTTTTATAGGCTGGTTCATCTTCCAACTTTTTTATTTCATCATTGCTCATCCTCTTGTTAAAAGATTTTATATGATTAATCTTCGTCTTATTGATCTTTAATATATGTGCCTCTTGACTGAGAGAGATAGCATCATCCCCTCTATGGAAAAAAGATGTGGAATCAACATCAAATCCTAAATGTTTATCTTGTAAACCTATGCCAAATCCCGTGGCAATAATTGTTATTTGGATATTTTCTCCCATACCTTCAACTGTTCCAACACCTTCACAAATATACGCATCACCTCCAGCTTCATTTTGAATATGAGCAGATATATAATCTATCTCTTTAGATGTTGGAGCATCATTCTCCCAGACTATTTTTAGTAATATTTTCTTGGCTCCCAAGATACTTTTATACTCTAACAAAGGAAAATCTAAAGCGGTATTTATAGCTTCCTCTACCCTGTTTTCTCCACTTGCAATTCCTATTCCCATTACAGCGGTTCCACTATCTTTTAGTACACTCGTGACATCGTTTAAATCTACATTGACCTTTAAATTTCTAGAGACTATCTCAACTACACTTTTGACCCCTTTACATAAAACCTCATCCGATTTTTCATAGGCCTCCACTATACTTAAATCACCATACACCTTATTTAGTTTCTCATTATTTATTATGATTAGAGAATCTACATTCTTCCTTATTTCTTCTAAACCTATTCTCGCTATTTTCGACCTTAACTTGCCCTCCCTCTTAAAGGGAAGAGTAATAACAGCTACGGTTAGTATATTCATCTCTCTAGCTAATTTAGCTATAATAGGACTGGCTCCAGTCCCAGTACCTCCGCCCATACCAGAGGTGAGAAATAACATTTTAGTTTTAGTCTCTAATACTTTTTTTATCTCGCTAATTGATTCCTCCACAGACTTCCTTCCTATTTCAGGATCTCCTCCCGATCCCCTACCCTCGGTCAGAGAAACGCCCAATTGTATTTTGTTTCTTACAGGACTGCTATTGAGAGCTTGTTTGTCCGTATTACAGATGATTAAATCAGCACCGTCTATACCGTTTTTCAACATATAGTTGACAGCATTTCCTCCACATCCACCAATACCAATGACTTTTATATCCGAAGAACCATGCTTGGGCAAATTAAATGGAATAGAAATATTATTTCTAAACTCATCACTATTCATAACACTCTTCCAAACTAATATTTAGAATTTTCATAACCGCCTACCAAATAATTAAACCATTTATTAATTTTTTCAACTATTCCATCATAATTATTTCTGTAATTCTTTTTGTTTTTGATGTGCAATTTTTTCTCATCTATTTCTTTAACCTTTTCGCAATCAGTACTACTACATAATTTTATAGCTTCAAGTGTCAAGCCCACACATGTAACCAAAGATATATCATTACTTTTAGACAAAAACTCTCTATACCCTCCAATACTACAATACAAACCAGTAACCTCTTTAACTATATTTCTTACCCCCTCGGTATTAGCTCCCCCACCTACGAAAACAATATTATAATTTTCGTTAAAAACACCATAACTCATCGCTATTTCAAATATCTCTCTTATTCTAGAGTATATGGTCTTAGACAGATTCCTTTTTGAAATAGATCTATCGGGACCTCTCTGCATTTTTACAGATAAAAAACTCTCTTTTTTTTCTAAAAAAAAATCAACGGATCCCTCCGTTATTTTTAAGTTTTCTGCTACTTCCTCAGTTAGATTAAACCTCTTTTTTATATCTGAGGTGATAACTTTTCCCCCAAAGGGAACTATAGCAATATCTCTTACATCTCCATTAAACAATAAAAAATTAGTTATACCCCCCCCCATATCTACAAAAACCACCCCATCTTTTTTTTCTTTTTCCGATAAAACAACACTAGAAGAGAATATAGGAGCAAAAACAACTTCAATAAGATTCAAGCCCGTCTCTTTAATACATCTTACAAGCATATCATAAGGTTTCTTATCGGCAGTTATTACCTTAAAATCAGCTTCTAACTTGCTGCAAGGAGCTCCTATAGGATCTAAAACACCCTCTTCATTATCTATCCTGTACTCCTGAGGTATAATACCTATTATATAACTGACATTTTTAGGATGTACATTATAAACTTGATCTTTTAATAATTTTAAATCGTAATCGTTTATTAGACTATCCCCATCATTCCTAATTATATGATGAGTCCTATGTATGCTATCTATGTAGTTTCCAGATATGCCTACAACCACACCTGTAATACATTTATTAGAATTCTTCTCTGCAATACTAATTGCCTTTAGTATAGAGTCCTTAGCCTTAGTAATATTTTTAATCTCCCCCTTGACTATACCAATACTATCGCTCTTACCTACACCGAGTACATTTAATTTACCCTGCGCATCTAAGTCCCCAACCATCGCTATTATATGACTGCTACCTATGTCTAAACCAGCTATCATTTTCTTATGTAATTATAATATTAAGGGATTATATTCTCTTAGTGCAAACTACCTGATGATCAAATCTCAGGTCTATACTAATATACTTATTTTCTTCCAAATCTTTCAAGAGATATCTATACAATGTGTTGAGTTTGAAAAATTTTTCATCTAAATCATTTAAATGTCCTAGCCTTATTACATACTTACCCACACAAGGGTACAAAGTAAATACTCCTTTTTCATTTATTCTAATAGAATTTATATAATACTTTAAAACACTGTCATTTTTTATCACAGCAATTAACTTATTAACTTCATCTATGTTACTCTTGTTTACACTTCCAAAAATTACAGGAACAGCCTTAACACAATTGCTATATAAAGACATTTTTTTACCTGACTTATCTACGTAGTAACTACTATCTCTTTCAAATACTCGCATTGTAGGAGTCGCATTTTTTATGTCTATATACACATCATCTTTAACCTTGCGATATACAGATACATTCTCTATAGCAGGATACTCATCTTTTAAATATTTCTCTAGCTTTATTATATCTATATCTCCTTTTTTGAAAAACTCATACTTTTTATTGATATCACTCTCTATTTCAGAATTAATCGACGAACAACTCTGATCATGTCTGTCTATACTGACTATAAATCTATCACTGCCTGTGTAATTAAAATTTATTAAGGAAACAATAGATATTACAACCATAGTAATGATCAATATTATTTCTATATAATATTTTTTCATACAGACATCTCTCTCTTTATCAGAGGTACCATTTCTCCTATATCTGCTCCAGCACCCAAAGTCAATAGAACATCAAAATCCCTATTTTTTAATTCTGGAATTAACTCTTCTTTTTTTAAGACTTTTTTGTCTTTGATTCGAACCTTATTCAACAGCCAGCTTGAATCTATCCCCTCTATAGGTAATTCTCTAGCAGGATATATATCCAATAATATGATCTGGTCTAATCTAGATAAGCTCTCGCCAAAACCATCTGCAAAATCTCTTGTCCTGCTAAATAGATGAGGTTGAAAAACACCCAAAACTTTCTTTTTAGGATACAAATGCCTAACAGTATTTATAGTCTCTTCTAACTCTTTAGGATGATGAGCGTAATCATCTATATAGGTTAAATTTTCATTTTTTATATGATAGGAAAATCTTCTTTTAATACCTCTAAATACCTCTAGAGCTTCAGAAATATTATTTAACGAGATCCCTTGCTTATACGCCATGATAATTGCAGCCAAAGAATTTTCTATATTGTGAATGCCTGGCAAATTAGATATCATACCCTCGAATACTTCTCCTTCTAAGTCTACATCGAAAATATAACTCCCATCTTTTATGCAGACATTATAAGCCCTAAAATTTGAAAAATCATTCACACCATAAGTACTACCTTCCAAAGGCAAGCCCTCTCTAATCAAAACGTTTTTTTTATCTGAAACCTTATCAGCGAATTCTCTAAAACTAAGCTCAAATCCTTTTTTGTCTCCATAAATATCCAAATGGTCAGCATCCATAGATGTGACACAGATATACTTAGGATGTAATCTCAAAAAAGAACGATCGAACTCATCTGCCTCCACAACACTGTACTTATCACCTCTAAGTATCAAATTTGAATTGTAATTTTCAGTTATACCTCCTATAAACGAAGTATTAGGCATTTTGTTGTACTCCATTATATGACCCAAAATTGCAGATGTAGTGGTCTTGCCATGAGTTCCAGCTATGGCCATACATGTTGTGTTTCTGGATATTTCCCCTAAAACCTCAGCCCTCTTTATAATTTTGAAACCTTCATTTTTGAAATAAATCAGCTCTTTATGACTATCCATTATGGCTGGAGTAATTACTATAAGAGTATTATCTCTGTTTAAATTATACGAATACACCCTCTCTAAATCTTCTTGGAAATGAACCCTGACTCCTTTGTTCATCAACATATCTGTGATATCTGAAGAGACCCTATCGTAGCCCATCACCTCTTTTCCAAAATGAAGAAAGTACATGGCTAAAGAACTCATTCCTACACCTCCGATTCCTATGAAATAAATATTCTTCAAATTATTAAAAATCATTTTTTACTCAATTTTAAGATTTCATCTACAATACGTTTGGCAGAATTAGGGATTGCAATATTAGATAGATTATTTTCTATTTGCTCTATCTTTTCACTATCGCTAATTAGATCGTCTAATTCTGTTATAAAAGATTTTTGCAAATCTTTTTCTTTAATCATAACGGCTGCTTTATCACGACATAAGGCCTCTGCATTTTTTGTCTGATGATCTTCAGCTACATTAGGAGAAGGAATTATAATACTCGCTTTTTTTACACCTATCAACTCCGATAAGGTGATAGCCCCAGCCCTACTTATAACTATATCTGAACAAGAATAAGCCAAATCCATTCTGGATAAAAATTTA is a genomic window containing:
- a CDS encoding 1-acyl-sn-glycerol-3-phosphate acyltransferase — translated: MTDIYRDIRPFFDSEIPDVINEISSHPSFRALVRYIYPIYEDEDKLNDFLGTIKTSDDFISKITYVGLKKVLDKAAEKITYFGLENVKKDTSYLYISNHRDILLDAVILNFYLIENNYDTSRIAIGDNLIKKPLIKTLARLNKNFFVNRSSSSPREHLANSMKLSSYIKQSIFEENISIWIAQKGGRAKTGHDITNPAVLKMISMSREKGQGIVDYFQSLKLVPTSISYEYDPTDSLKIPELLAKENEQEYKKHRNEDIQNVAKGLFGQKKNISLSINKPLYEELEFVRGIKSENDKYKAIASIIDKEVIKSYKLWPTNYIAADIINNTDVYTNFYTEDERKLFEKRIDISSALFKNKEKEVRQNLLKMYSNPVFSYINISDDDL
- the murA gene encoding UDP-N-acetylglucosamine 1-carboxyvinyltransferase codes for the protein MYSFKVEGGHQLSGEIHPQGSKNEALQVLSAVLMTSEEVTIDNIPCIEDVNNFIDILSNLNVKVTKNGSNNYSFRADDIDMSYLRSEGYRHKGASLRGSVMILGALLGRYGESCLYSPGGDKIGRRKLDTHIEGFKKLGAVFQYEREKKLYTVHAKKLKGDYILLDEASVTGTANVIMAAVFAQGTTVVYNAACEPYIQQLCKMLNSMGANISGIGSNMITVVGVDKLHGCEHKISPDIIEVGSWIGLAAVTRSEITIKNTGWENLGIIPDVFKKMGISFHRRDDDIYIPQNDSYKIERYIDNSIFTISDAPWPGFTPDLLSIIIVVATQANGNVLVHQKMYESRLFFVDKLIDMGAQIILCDPHRATVMGLNHKYSLVGIEMSSPDIRAGASLLIAALSAKGTSVIHNVSQIDRGYENIDGRLNSLGAKIVRIKHD
- a CDS encoding DUF4290 domain-containing protein → MQYNTSKNQLIIPEYGRHIQDMIHYAVSVEDRSERNKVSLYIIDVMGNLSPHFRDVKEFQHKLWVQLFLMSNFELDVDCPFDSVCKNSKLEISPRRLKYPVELKKYRYYGMNLRYCIDIVVSCDVQDKDNLIIAIANNMKKSYINWNEDVVDDSVILEHLYELSNGNIDVRNRDIELDYYKRGGTSNNSQYKTKYKPKVKSK
- the ftsZ gene encoding cell division protein FtsZ — encoded protein: MNSDEFRNNISIPFNLPKHGSSDIKVIGIGGCGGNAVNYMLKNGIDGADLIICNTDKQALNSSPVRNKIQLGVSLTEGRGSGGDPEIGRKSVEESISEIKKVLETKTKMLFLTSGMGGGTGTGASPIIAKLAREMNILTVAVITLPFKREGKLRSKIARIGLEEIRKNVDSLIIINNEKLNKVYGDLSIVEAYEKSDEVLCKGVKSVVEIVSRNLKVNVDLNDVTSVLKDSGTAVMGIGIASGENRVEEAINTALDFPLLEYKSILGAKKILLKIVWENDAPTSKEIDYISAHIQNEAGGDAYICEGVGTVEGMGENIQITIIATGFGIGLQDKHLGFDVDSTSFFHRGDDAISLSQEAHILKINKTKINHIKSFNKRMSNDEIKKLEDEPAYKRLERDNYNFFRKDTK
- the ftsA gene encoding cell division protein FtsA; translated protein: MIAGLDIGSSHIIAMVGDLDAQGKLNVLGVGKSDSIGIVKGEIKNITKAKDSILKAISIAEKNSNKCITGVVVGISGNYIDSIHRTHHIIRNDGDSLINDYDLKLLKDQVYNVHPKNVSYIIGIIPQEYRIDNEEGVLDPIGAPCSKLEADFKVITADKKPYDMLVRCIKETGLNLIEVVFAPIFSSSVVLSEKEKKDGVVFVDMGGGITNFLLFNGDVRDIAIVPFGGKVITSDIKKRFNLTEEVAENLKITEGSVDFFLEKKESFLSVKMQRGPDRSISKRNLSKTIYSRIREIFEIAMSYGVFNENYNIVFVGGGANTEGVRNIVKEVTGLYCSIGGYREFLSKSNDISLVTCVGLTLEAIKLCSSTDCEKVKEIDEKKLHIKNKKNYRNNYDGIVEKINKWFNYLVGGYENSKY